A region of the Deltaproteobacteria bacterium HGW-Deltaproteobacteria-6 genome:
ACGATAAAGTCGTTCTTTTGCCGGGTCACATGAACTGCCCGCTCATGGAGCGCACGAATCTTGCCGTATTCCTGCGCCTGCGCGGCTGGCAAAAAAGAAAACAATAAAACCGCTGTGAGCAAAGTGATAAATATATTTTTCATATTAACCTCCTCCTGCAGGGGTGAATCGGTTGCCCGGAAATTTTCATTCATTTTCGATTTATGGAATTGTTTATAATATATTGACGCGTCTCAAGCAAACTTTTTTCCGGCGCACGGCCCGCTCGTCCACGACGGTCTTTATAGGGTTATCGGGCGGCGGCAATTTTTTTCCTCCCTACAATATGATTGACTTTGCCGCGGCTTTTTTCTATATGCCAGATGAATTTCATAGTCGTATCATTCATGCAGGGACGGCATATTTTCCGACCCTGCAATTCCGGGAGAGGGAAATTGCAATTTAACCCGTGTGTGAAGCATAAACTGATCCGCAATTCCGCGCGGCATTTTGCCGAAACGGAACTGGCGCCGATCGCTGCGGAAATTGACCAGCAGAGAAGGTTTCCGCGAGACATTATCGCCAGGATGAGGGATCTCAACTATTTCGGACTGCAAGTCCCCGAAGCATACGGCGGTGCGGCTCTGGATTCTATCAGCACGGCCATTGTGGTGGAAGAAATTTCCCGCGTCTGTGCGGCGGTCGGTCTGTGCGTGACGGTTCATAACGGTGTGGCCGTTTATCCTTTTCTGCAATTTGCCAACGCCTCGCAAAAAGAAATGTATCTTCCGCAACTGGCTTCGGGCAACATGATCGGCGCGTTCAGCCTGACGGAAGCCAACGCGGGCTCGGATGCGGGCAGCGTGGAAACCACGGCCGTTAAAAACGGGTCACATTACATTTTGAACGGAACAAAAATATTTGTCACCAACGGCGGGGTTTGTGACGTCGCTTTAATTTTTGCGTTAACGTCATCACCCGACAACAAACTGCAAAGCAGCGTTTTTATTGTCGAGAGCGGATTTCCGGGGTTTTTACGGGGGGAACTCGAAGATCTCTGCGGCATGCGCGCCAATCCCGTTTCATCGCTGTTTTTTGAAGACTGTCCGGTGCCTGCGGCAAATCTTCTGGGACAGCAGGGCGACGGCATGAAGATCGGCCTGGCAACGCTCGACAACGGGCGGATCGGCGTGGCCGCTCAGGCTCTGGGCATTGCGCAGGGCGCCATGGAAGCGGCGGTGAAATACGCAAAGGAAAGACAGCAATTCAAAAAACCCATTGCCTCGCAGCAGACGATTCAAAATTATATCGCCGATATGGCCACGGAAATCATGGCTGCGCGTCTTCTGCTGTATCGTGCCTGTGATCTCAAAGACGCAGGGGCTTCTTTCGGCTGCGAAGCGTCGATGGCCAAACTGTATTGCAGTACGGTCGCGTCGAAGGTGACGTCTCTGGCCGTTCAGATTCACGGCGGTTACGGCTACAGTAAGGAATATGATGTGGAACGTTATTTCCGGGATGCCAAGGTCACGGAAATTTATGAAGGGACAAGCGAAATCCAGCGCATGGTTATCGCCCGTGCCATCCTGTCCCAATCGATGATGTGAGTGCTATGCTGAATATTGTGGTGTGTATTAAACAGGTGCCGATGGTCACCGAACTGCCCTGGGATGAAAAAACCGGTACGCTCAGACGTGATCTGGCGGCGGGAATGATGAATCCCGCCTGCAAGCGCGCCGTGGAAGCGGCGCTCCAGGTAAAAGAAAAACAGGGCGCGGTCATCACGGTCATGACAATGGGGCCGCCCGCCGCGGAGGAAGTTCTGCGTGAAGCGCTGGCCATGGGAGCGGACCGGGGCATCCTGATTTGCGACCGGATTCTGGCCGGCTCCGATACGTATGCCACATCCTTTATCCTGGCTGCGGCGATTCAAAAGGAAGTGGCCGGTTGTCATCTGATTTTATGCGGCGCCTACACATCGGACAGCGAGACCGCTCAGGTCGGACCCCAGCTGGCGGAAGAGTTGAATATGCCGGCGGTGGCCTACGCGGAAGATCTGGCTATCTCCGGGCGCCTGCTGAGAGTCCGGAGATTGGTGGACAATTTCCGCGAAACACTGGAAATGGAATTCCCGGCGCTGGTCACGATTTCCATGGAAAGATATGAACCGCGCTACGCGTCTTTTTCCGGTCTGAATAAGGCTTTTAATGAAAAGGATATTGCCATCCTGAACGCGCAGCAGCTGGGCATCACTTCCGATAATCTTCATCAACACGGATCGCGAACAAAAGTGCGCAAAGTTTTTCTCCGCAAAACACAAAAGGAAAATGTGGTGATTACAGGAGCCGCGGCCAATGCGGTTGCCGAATTTCTGGACAAGTACCAGGGGAATATCAGCGCGGTGCTCGGAAAATCGATCGAAGCGAAAAAACAAACCTAGGGCCAATGATTTGAAAATGACTAAAAAACAAAAAAGCATCTGGGTATTCGGCGATTACCGCAATTACTACCAGAACCGCGTGACGCTGCAACTGATTTCCAAGGCGGTTGATCTGGCGCGCATCATCCATGCGGAAGTATGCGCAGTGGTTGTCGGCCATGATCTGGAGGAATGGATTATGGAATACACCGCGCACGGTGCGGATCGTATTCTGGCCATCGACCATCCTACGCTTACAAGCTACAGCACGGAGCATTATCTGGCGCTGATGGAAAAACTGGCGGTAAAAAGAGACCCGGATATCATCCTGATCGGCGCAACCGACTTTGGCCGGGAATTTGCTCCCCGACTGGCCAAGCGTTTGAAGACCGGTTTGTCCGCCGACTGTGTCGGTCTGGACATCACACCGGACGGGCTGCTTTTGCAAATCGCGCCGTCGTTCGGGGGCAACATGCTGGCGGAAATCGTTACGGAACAGCATCGTCCGCAGATGGCCACCGTTCGTCCCGGGACGTTCAAGGAAATACCCCACAATTACGAAAGAACGGCCGTCGTGGAACGTTTGCGGCTACCGTCCAATCTGCCCGTTCCGAGGGTTCGTCTGGTCGAGTATGAGCGGGCGGCGCAAAAAGGCCACACGATTGAAAATGCCACGGTGATTGTCTGCGGCGGCCGCGGCATGGGCGGCAAAAACAATTTTAAAAAACTCGATGAACTGGCCAGGCTGCTGGGCGGAGACGTCGGCGCGACAAGGCCGGTGGTTTACGCAGGCTGGGCGGGACACGATGCCCTGGTCGGACAGGCGGGGAAACATATCAAACCTAAAATTCTATTTTCCTTCGGCATCAGCGGCGCGATTCAACACACCGCGGGTCTGGGCGAAGCCGATTTTATCATCGCGGTCAACAAGAACCCGCAGGCAACGATGATGAAAATGGCCGATGTCGCTATTGTGGCTGATGCCGGGGACCTGCTCAATACGCTGATTAAGGAACTCAAAAAGCGCATCCGCGAGTGACGGCAAACCACTGCACGGAGGTTTCATGAAAGATTTTCAAAATATGTTATACGCTATAGATCTGGATGCGGATAATATTTCTTCCGTTATTTATGCGCTGGAATTCGCGCAAAGGTTCAAAAGCCGCATTCACATTGTTTATGTCAATGATCCTCAGGCCGGCTATCGTCATCCGGCGGATCGGGAAGACGCCATAGCCTTGAAAGTAAAAGCAATTGCCCCCGCGTTTTTATTGGAGCAACTGGACATAGTTTACGCCAGTTCCAAGGGAAACATCGCGGAAGAAATCGTCAAATATGCCGGGAACCATCAAATTGATCTGATCCTTGTCGGACATCAGCACCGCAGCAAAGTTTATTCGTCAATGTTTGACAGCAGCGATGTGAATATCATCGACACGGCTCTCTTGCCTGTTTTAGTCATTCCGGAGCCGTAGATAATATCTCATTGTTGGAATGCTTCGGAAAATTAAATAATTTAAAATTACGCATCGCAGCGCAGCATCAGGAAACGATCATGGAGCTTTTGGATAAAATTTATTTAGGCAATATGTTGCAGGACTGGCTCATGGCCGTCTGCATTTTGATGGCGGTGTTCGCCATGCTGAAGATCCTTCAGCGCATAGCCATCGCCAGACTGTCCAAACTGGCGGCAACAACGGATAACCAGATTGACGATCTTGCAGTCGCCATGCTCAGGGAAACCAGGTTTTTCATCCTGCTTATGGCCTCCGCCTATGTTGCCTCTCACGCCGTCACCCTTAAACCGTCTATTGCGGTCTTGTGGCAAAAAGCGGTGATGCTGATGCTGATTATCCAGGGGGGCCTCTGGGCTGCCGCCGGTGTGAAATTCTGGCTTGGTCTGATGCTTCAAAAACGGATGGATCAGGACGCGTCTGGCGCCACAACCATTTCTTTGCTCGGTTTTGTGGCGCGTCTGATTTTGTGGGTGATGGTTCTGCTTTTAATTCTGGATAATCTCGGCGTCAACATCACCGGTCTGGTCGCCGGTTTGGGGATCGGCGGCATCGCTGTGGCTCTGGCGGTGCAGAATATTCTGGGTGATCTGCTGGCCTCGTTGTCGATTGTGTTAGACAAGCCCTTTGTCATCGGCGATTTTGTCGTGGTCGATGCTCTGGCCGGCACCATTGAACATATTGGCTTAAAAACCACGCGCATCCGCAGTCTGAGCGGCGAACAACTCATCTTTGCCAATAACGATCTGTTGAAAAGCCGTATTCGCAATTACAAACGCATGACGGAACGTCGTATTGTTTTCAGCTTCGGTGTCGTGTATCAAACCCCGCTTCCAAAACTGAAGGCCATCAAAGAGATCGTCAGTGATATTATCATCAAAGAGGAAAACCCCCGCCTTGATCGTGTTCACTTCAAGGAATACGGTGATTCATCCATCAACTATGAAGTCGTTTATTTCGTGACGGTACCGGATTATAATCTGTATATGGATGTCCAGGAATCAATCAATCTGGAAATCTTCCGCCGCTTCGCACAAGAGAGTATAGAGTTTGCTTATCCGACGAGGACCGTTTTTATCCGGAATTCATCAGAGAAAGTTGAATAGAAGCGCATGAAAAAAACCGGATTTATGCTATGCCCGATTTTTGTTTTATGGCTGATTTTTCCCGTAACCTGTTTTGCTCTCGCCCCGGCCCTTAATATCGGCGCCGCCCTGCCGCTGTGGTCGATCCTGCCGTTTGCGGGTATTCTGCTTTCGATTGCGCTGATGCCCTTATTCCTGCCTCATTTCTGGCATCATCATTTTCCCAAAGTGTCCGCTTTCTGGGCGCTGGTGCTGGCCATTCCTTTTATCTATTTTTTCCGGGATGTTGCGGTCTATGAAATGGCCCATATTTTTATTATTGATTATATTCCTTTCATCATTTTGCTGTGGGCGCTGTTTACCGTTTCCGGCGGCATTTATATTAAAGGTACTTTGAAAGGAACGCCTGCCGTCAACACCCTGATCCTGCTTGTCGGAACCGTTCTGGCATCGGTCATCGGCACGACTGGCGCTTCCATGCTGCTGATCCGGCCGATACTGCGCTCAAATGGCTGGCGTGTGCATAAAGCCCATACGATTGTATTTTTTATTTTTCTGGTCAGCAATATCGGCGGTTCGCTAACCCCACTGGGCGATCCTCCCTTGTTTCTGGGATTTCTCCACGGCGTTCCTTTTTTCTGGACGATGCATATCCTCCCGGAAATGGCCTTTGCCAGCGTTGCTCTCCTGGTGCTTTATTTCATGCTGGATTCTTTCTACTATAAAAAAGAAAGCCACACCGACGCTCCCGATACCGCGCCGGAACCGGTAAAAATTGAGGGGTCTTACAATTTCATTTTCCTGGCGGGAATTATTGCCGCCGTTTTGTTCAGCGGCACGGTTAAACTGGGTGAAGTGGATATCGCAGGCATTCATCAAACCATCGAGAACTTAATCAAAGACACCGTTCTGATCGTCATGGGAATTTTATCCCTTGTCTTCACCCGTCAGGAAGTCCGTAAAGGCAACGATTTCAGCTGGGCCCCCATTCTGGAAGTAGCCTATCTTTTTGCCGGGATTTTTATAACCATCATTCCCGCGCTGGCAATCCTGAAAGCAGGCGAACAAGGGGCGCTGGCCTGGCTGATTAAAGCCGTCAACACTCCGGCCCACTATTTCTGGGCCACAGGTTCATTATCCAGTTTTCTGGATAATGCCCCGACTTATCTGACCTTTTTCAACAGCGCGCTGGGTAAGTTTTATCCCGGTGTCCCCGAGACGCAGGCTGTTGCCCGTCTGATCACTGAAAAAATCCCGTATCTGGCTGCTATTTCAGCGGGAGCGGTTTTTATGGGGGCTAATACCTACATCGGCAATGCGCCCAACTTTATGGTGAAGTCGATTGCTGAAGAAGCAGGCGTCAAAATGCCTAGCTTCTTTGGTTACATGTTTAAATATTCCATTCCTGTTCTGGTTGTTTTGTTTGTCGTCATCACACTTATTTTCTTCTAATATTTCAACGACATGCCTGAGTATAAAAATCGCTTGAAGATGTTAGGGAAAGCAGATAAGGTGCAACCGGCTTTGCATTGAGGTGTTGCCGTTGTTATCTTATCTACATCGCCGCCTGAGAATGATAAAGTTAGCTAAAGAAGAATATGGAGGACCATGATAATGGCAGCAACACTGCGCAAATCTTTAAAAACAATAGAGGATTACAAGGTAACCAACCCTATCTACACAGACCTGCTGGATATCCTCGCGGAAATTCTGATTCTTCGGGAAGAATACCGGAAGAATATGACGAGTCCCATTTTTTCAGTGGAAGAAAAGTTAATCCCGGGAAAAATGGAAGGGGGGCTTCCCTTAATTGATCTGGTGGGACAAAAATACGATCTGACCCGCCCGAAAGAATATTTTTACTCATTGATTGCCATTGCCGAAAAAAGGCTGCCGGCTGAAGCGCACAAGTTTCTGGATGTGATCCGCGACGAACAGTTCGACTGGGAAACGATCATCAGAGCGTCGTTTAATCCGGCCGAAGAGGAAGCACTGGGTAAGGAACTGAAATCATCGGACACTCATGATGAGCAGCTTGATCTCATCGATTTGTTTATCGAAGAGAGCCTTCGCCCGGAACTGGAAGTGATCGCCGAACAATATGCCGCGGCCGTTGAAAAATCCGAATGGACGGAAGGCTACTGCCCGATCTGCGGGAAGGAACCGAAAATCGGTGAAATCCGGGAAAGCGAAGACGGCAGGCGCTATCTTTTCTGCCACCAGTGCGGATGCAAATGGCACTTCCACCGGATCAAATGCCCGTTTTGCGGGAATGAAGAGCAGCATTCGCTGGCCTATTTTGCCGTGGAAGGCGAAGAAAGCCATCGGGTTGATGTCTGCAACAAGTGCCGCCGGTATATTAAAATTGTTGAATTGCCGAAATCATCCGAGGATATAAACCTGGATGTGGAAGATATTGCGACGCTGCATCTGGATATGCTGGCGTATGAAGAAGGCTATAACTGAAAACAGGCTTTCAGGCAATGCGGAAAAGCCCCGCCGGGACCATGTCCCGGCGGGGCTTTCGTTTTTTCTTTTTTCCTATCGCCGTAAATGTTTACAGCCTCTCTTCTATTCCTGATGCTTGCCGGGCTCCGGTTTGACGGTGCCTTTGATAATGGCCTGTCCGTATTCCCTGCCTGTGTTGAAGGCGTGAATGTTATTGTCTTTCGTCGAGGCGGGAACAG
Encoded here:
- a CDS encoding acyl-CoA dehydrogenase produces the protein MQFNPCVKHKLIRNSARHFAETELAPIAAEIDQQRRFPRDIIARMRDLNYFGLQVPEAYGGAALDSISTAIVVEEISRVCAAVGLCVTVHNGVAVYPFLQFANASQKEMYLPQLASGNMIGAFSLTEANAGSDAGSVETTAVKNGSHYILNGTKIFVTNGGVCDVALIFALTSSPDNKLQSSVFIVESGFPGFLRGELEDLCGMRANPVSSLFFEDCPVPAANLLGQQGDGMKIGLATLDNGRIGVAAQALGIAQGAMEAAVKYAKERQQFKKPIASQQTIQNYIADMATEIMAARLLLYRACDLKDAGASFGCEASMAKLYCSTVASKVTSLAVQIHGGYGYSKEYDVERYFRDAKVTEIYEGTSEIQRMVIARAILSQSMM
- a CDS encoding electron transfer flavoprotein subunit alpha/FixB family protein, with amino-acid sequence MTKKQKSIWVFGDYRNYYQNRVTLQLISKAVDLARIIHAEVCAVVVGHDLEEWIMEYTAHGADRILAIDHPTLTSYSTEHYLALMEKLAVKRDPDIILIGATDFGREFAPRLAKRLKTGLSADCVGLDITPDGLLLQIAPSFGGNMLAEIVTEQHRPQMATVRPGTFKEIPHNYERTAVVERLRLPSNLPVPRVRLVEYERAAQKGHTIENATVIVCGGRGMGGKNNFKKLDELARLLGGDVGATRPVVYAGWAGHDALVGQAGKHIKPKILFSFGISGAIQHTAGLGEADFIIAVNKNPQATMMKMADVAIVADAGDLLNTLIKELKKRIRE
- a CDS encoding mechanosensitive ion channel protein MscS, encoding MLQDWLMAVCILMAVFAMLKILQRIAIARLSKLAATTDNQIDDLAVAMLRETRFFILLMASAYVASHAVTLKPSIAVLWQKAVMLMLIIQGGLWAAAGVKFWLGLMLQKRMDQDASGATTISLLGFVARLILWVMVLLLILDNLGVNITGLVAGLGIGGIAVALAVQNILGDLLASLSIVLDKPFVIGDFVVVDALAGTIEHIGLKTTRIRSLSGEQLIFANNDLLKSRIRNYKRMTERRIVFSFGVVYQTPLPKLKAIKEIVSDIIIKEENPRLDRVHFKEYGDSSINYEVVYFVTVPDYNLYMDVQESINLEIFRRFAQESIEFAYPTRTVFIRNSSEKVE
- a CDS encoding sodium:proton antiporter, with translation MLCPIFVLWLIFPVTCFALAPALNIGAALPLWSILPFAGILLSIALMPLFLPHFWHHHFPKVSAFWALVLAIPFIYFFRDVAVYEMAHIFIIDYIPFIILLWALFTVSGGIYIKGTLKGTPAVNTLILLVGTVLASVIGTTGASMLLIRPILRSNGWRVHKAHTIVFFIFLVSNIGGSLTPLGDPPLFLGFLHGVPFFWTMHILPEMAFASVALLVLYFMLDSFYYKKESHTDAPDTAPEPVKIEGSYNFIFLAGIIAAVLFSGTVKLGEVDIAGIHQTIENLIKDTVLIVMGILSLVFTRQEVRKGNDFSWAPILEVAYLFAGIFITIIPALAILKAGEQGALAWLIKAVNTPAHYFWATGSLSSFLDNAPTYLTFFNSALGKFYPGVPETQAVARLITEKIPYLAAISAGAVFMGANTYIGNAPNFMVKSIAEEAGVKMPSFFGYMFKYSIPVLVVLFVVITLIFF
- a CDS encoding formate dehydrogenase accessory protein FdhE; this translates as MAATLRKSLKTIEDYKVTNPIYTDLLDILAEILILREEYRKNMTSPIFSVEEKLIPGKMEGGLPLIDLVGQKYDLTRPKEYFYSLIAIAEKRLPAEAHKFLDVIRDEQFDWETIIRASFNPAEEEALGKELKSSDTHDEQLDLIDLFIEESLRPELEVIAEQYAAAVEKSEWTEGYCPICGKEPKIGEIRESEDGRRYLFCHQCGCKWHFHRIKCPFCGNEEQHSLAYFAVEGEESHRVDVCNKCRRYIKIVELPKSSEDINLDVEDIATLHLDMLAYEEGYN